A single Candoia aspera isolate rCanAsp1 chromosome 5, rCanAsp1.hap2, whole genome shotgun sequence DNA region contains:
- the CRYL1 gene encoding lambda-crystallin homolog isoform X2, giving the protein MVFASGGFQVKLYDAVEEQVSKSLKKIGELMKELETAGMLKGSLKADQQITLISGCTDLKEAVKDAIYIQECTPENLELKKKIFSQLDLIVSDDAILGSSTSTLLPTKLFTGLKHVKQCIVAHPVNPPYYVPLVELVPHPETDPSTVEKTYALMKNIGQSPVKLTREIDGFVLNRLQYAIIGETWRLIGDGIISPDDLDLVMSDGLGMRYAFIGPLETMHLNAEGMLNYCDRYREGIIRVLKTVGPVPDFAGETEQKINEAMIKTTPSDPEHLNARRQWRDECLMHLAKLKKDIKPDDMNHL; this is encoded by the exons TGAATTAATGAAAGAACTCGAAACAGCTGGAATGCTGAAAGGCTCCCTTAAAGCTGACCAGCAGATCACTCTCATTAGTGGTTGCACAGATTTAAAAGAAGCAGTTAAAGATGCCATTTATATTCAG GAGTGTACACCTGAGAATTTAGAACTGAAAAAGAAGATCTTTTCCCAGTTAGATCTAATAGTCAGTGATGATGCTATCCTAGGTAGTTCAACCTCCACGCTGTTGCCTACAAAATTATTCACTGGATTGAAGCATGTGAAGCAGTGTATAGTTGCGCATCCT GTAAATCCACCATATTATGTACCTCTTGTTGAATTAGTTCCTCATCCAGAAACAGATCCTTCTACAGTGGAGAAAACCTATGCTTTGATGAAGAATATAGGACAGTCACCAGTTAAATTAACAAGAGAGATAGATGGATTTGTTTTGAACCGACTTCAGTACGCTATTATTGGTGAAACGTGGAGACTCATTGGG GATGGAATAATATCACCAGATGATCTAGACCTTGTGATGTCTGATGGCTTGGGAATGCGGTATGCTTTTATTGGACCTCTGGAAACAATGCATCTAAATGCAGAAG GAATGCTGAACTATTGCGATAGATACCGTGAAGGTATTATCCGTGTCTTGAAAACCGTTGGACCAGTACCAGATTTTGCTGgggaaacagaacagaaaatcaaTGAG GCAATGATTAAAACAACTCCAAGTGACCCAGAGCACCTAAATGCCAGGAGGCAGTGGAGAGATGAATGCCTCATGCACCTGGCCAAACTGAAAAAGGATATTAAACCAGATGACATGAACCATCTTTAA